Part of the Chanodichthys erythropterus isolate Z2021 chromosome 13, ASM2448905v1, whole genome shotgun sequence genome is shown below.
atatgaattaataacatttagaaagttaagaaatattaatttaatcttcagaatttaatgtgtgttttttaatttgagtaatgtgtttgtttataactgatAATGAAGAGAATAAagtttgcatttctttcaaaatatattaaaaatgtaaagattaattattaattctaaTGAAgttatcattaatttaaaagaaggtataaaaggcactatcggtatcggcagatattaCTCTGAATAATCGCTATCGGTGGAGAAATGTATTATCGTGCATCTCTAATAGTAATAGTTCGTATtgatttttagtaattttaatataattttttttattataattttatttgtattattttatagctatattgatatataatcacAAAACAATGGCCCCTACAAACCTGGAATCAtgtttttattgcattataaatcacaattttaatcAGGAAAATGCAGTGTTCATCACTACCTCGACCTGTTTCTACTCTGGTTTGTCATGATCAACGCTCAGTTCAGTTTGTGTCTTTGTTTACTCATATACAAATGCTCCAGGTCAGCTCGTTGTTCGGCCCGCATTTTCGTGGCAGGTTTGAGCTGGTTGTTCTGATGAATAGAGATCCAGCTGTTTGTTTCCTGGTATTTCAGCTGCACTGTCGCACTAACTGATTCTTAGAATACCATTGAGGAAATGCGTCTTAAAATTAGCTGTGTTCCAGTGctaaaagtaatatttttagAGTAAAATCTGAATGTTCATTGAGCGGCGCAGCATGGAGACGCAGCaggttttaaaatgtcttgTTTCCTCTTTCAGTCAGTGGAAACCGCAGCCTTCCTTTTGATACTTAATACATTCAGTTTCAATATACTGATGGAGCATGACTGACTTCATGCTTTCAAAGACACGTTCATCTATTTAGAGCGACAAGAACTGAATTAGAAAACGAACTGTAGCATTTTCGTTCTTAGAAGTGCATTAGTGCTGTTTTTAAAGAGTAAatcaattaaatgtttaaattaaatgctTATAAATTaaaaccctcatgttgtttcacaccATTTCTTTTGAGGAAGACAAAAGGAGATGCAAATATATTGATTTGTACAGTCTCAATGTTGACTGATAAATCACCAAATCTTTTAGTCTATGCCTTTTTTCAGTTGATGTATGAATAAAAtgtcaataaataatatttgtaGCACACCTACTATCCAATTATtcgattatttttttttttttttaattaaaaattaagtcTTAGCTTTTGAATTGTCAGTTTTATCACAGTAAATTATTTTCGAGTATTATCAAATCTGATAACAAATAGTAATTCAGTTTAATAGTTTTGTGCTCTGTTAatttaatcctttaatgttataTGTGGCAGGTTTATTGTATACtttacagcattagttaagAATTTTTTCCTTTAAGTAAAAACTGACCTGAAATATTTCCAAATGAATCAAGATAAATCGAATCAAATGAGCTTGTGAATCAGAATCAAACTGAATCGTGAAATCCGTGTCAATACGATGCTGGGCAATATGGCCGAAAATGTTATGATATTTTTGTCCTTATCATACAATGTCTATATCAAGATATTCATATACCGTTAAAGGGGAAGGAAATGCGTTCCGCATTTGTTAGACCTTGAGAATGAATGTAAACATGTAAACTTGTTTGTTCATTTAGGGCCTCGtgaaatccattttattttcccctaaattctgtgttttccatttcattttttggggatTCTGTGTTGTATGATTTCATTCAAATTTATATAAACTTTAACAATTTaattaagattttaaaatgtaataacaaAAGAATTTACAAcaaatattttgtcaaataagatgctgcacaacagaactgattaaatttaaaacatgAGGATGATATTCgttagaaataataataataataataataatattactcTGAGAAGTACATTTTAGTACACAGTAGTGATGTATTTCTGTTAGGACTGGGTATCGACAATTTTCACAATTCGattcgattactattcacatgctttcaaTTCGATATCGATTACTTTGGATTGTAGTATtattacactcaatgatgtttttattataaataaagtttagaattacataatcatatttctactccaattcagtttttttaatataaacatttagatcgcggctgatttattcaaacattcattaaatattgaagaacattataatgaatatgtaacggtgcatcGCTATTTTTATCTTTCTAGagcacttttctagctgactaatgagtttatggtcactgaatatgtttttctgaggtaaatgtgaggtcatgtgacattgaagctgttttattgaggttgaagcactgattgagcgattacacgagacatgatacggatttcagtaagttgtactgtatattttaacataccttcagatgttcatgtttatttcgctgtaactggtattaaagcggaggagaggatgatcacatgcttctctttaactgaggcgctaaagcgatccgtcacgccacattaaacagcgccaaaacggtactTATTTTCTGAATCTCacaataagatggacgtcatttgaaatctgagactttgctttatatcaaaagcacaaagattattgtgatttattggatgggaggagctacatattctgctcattcatcaactgaaaacagacgagactaatcgattcttgggatttttTAGGAATCGTAAAAAAGAGAATCGAgaaaaatcgagaaatcaatattttttaccctaatttctgtcataatttcttcAAGTTAATCCGAGCTTTTAATTTGACAGTTTGTCATGAAGATCTTTTAGTTTCAATGTGTGTTTGATAGTAGTTTGTTCTCAAATAAAGCTTGTCAAGTGactcagagcagctctggagatgaagttcATGTCCTCATATATTGAGACGGCAGATGCTGAAAACACTGTGAGTGTCACATgatgtgtgtgagtttgtgtatCAGACGAAATTGCACAGTTCGTTCATTCACACAGATAGCAACATGCATTGACTGGCAGTTGTCACATTTATTTCTGCAGTTAGATTAATCCATATTGAGTAAGAAACATCCAAGCTTATTGTTATCAATGTAAAATCTCGATATGATATCATTTATCGCCCAGTCCGAACACAAGCTGtgttttcattcatctttgcTGTGGTGTTCAGGCTCTCTGACCACTTATGTGTGTTTTCTATATTCCCCCGTGTGTTCTGAGCTTCACAAAGACCGCTGTTGATGGTGTTGGCTGGTATGTTGAGCGCAGTGATACGGTCTCCTATTAGAATAAGTGAATTTGAGCTCAGAAACAACCTCTGTTAGGGCTTATGGGAAAGAGCTCACACAGCTGACTCCCTCGAAACATGACGCAGAACAtgattctctctctgtctgtctgtcctgtgagtgtcaaataaatgttttgacaTGGGAAGTGATGATGTGTGTCTCGTGAGAAGATACCACTTCCTGTCAGTGATGTCAGCCACAGGAAGTGAAAGAGTCATTCAAAATCGATTCCTTGTCTCTCATTTCAAACAGGCAGACGGTTCACATTTTCAGAGCTGTTTTTAGGATTTAAACATGGCGAACTGCGTGCTCGACTTTTATTGGTAGCTGAGAGCATGATCAGATTATCTGAAACTTAATCAACACTGAATATGTAGTTTGTGAATGCCGTGCGTTCCAGGCCTGCTTCTGCTTCTGAATCTGGTTGTTTAATCTGTTAAAGCTGgcatttaaaatcttttttgtcttttttacccTTATGAGCTTAAATATTTACTCCTCCTGAGATCTgaagttaatatttcaataatttaacaacagATTTGCATGCATGATGTCggttaatggtcacatgacaggcaggtaaataaataaaatattaggaAGCCCAGTTTGGGAAAGCTTTAAAGGGACGGTGGGTGTGTTGAATAATACAGGTTTTCTTATCCATGTTTTAAAGTCACATGAAACAGAGGTTGAGCtggtcttttcttctctattgtgtcgtatatccgagtgaaacgcttctcaaacaagagcAAAtatagggcggggcttgatttcaTCTggggggaattgattggatggttgtggtttgctactggtggatctcatgtgagtgacaggttgccccgccctcttcatcagagaagagatgctgattcaagattatgaaTTTAAAACAGTGATGTGCACCAATAAATCATTtagaataaaactgaaatattgcataaaaaataagtgtccattttgatttcatggtgactttaaatgtataaatgtagtTTTTATCAGTGAGACTTcatactgtgtttgtttgtgtcatGTGATCTCTTTCAGGTATTACAGAGGCACACACGGCGTTATAGTGGTTTATGACGTCACCAGCGCAGAGTCGTTTGTAAACGTCAAGCGTTGGCTTCATGAAATCAATCAAAACTGTGACGACGTTTGTCGAATATTAGGTAAATATATTGTTGCTTTTTTTGGATGAAATTCATAGAGAAATTTCCTGGTCCTGTTAGTGCAAAAAAGAGTTGCAATAGTTGATAAATGGACAGAAATACTTTTCCCTTTAAGATTTATAAGTTGAAGTATTTTAGTTGTTTAAGATGTTTGTTCAGCTTTACATGGTCCAGTATTAATGTTCCATGTATTTCTTAATATGTGCTCGAAAAAGTGTGTACACAATTTTTAAAGTTATGCATATGTAATTATAATGCTATTAATTTGATgctatttcttttgttttatatatgtgGAATAGTTTTATGTATTCACAATCGGTAAGATTAATCTCATTCGCCAATGAAGAAAATGATGGTTATTTTCCCTtcaaattctcattactgtaatgccgctattttttatattattatttcttatatatttatacttattttccCCTATCATAACAGTAATGATATTTTTAGgagaaaatgtgtttaattgaCTTAATTATTCAATACAAAAAATcttgtattaaaaataatggtCCTAAAAAGACTTTCTTTCTTATCTTTaatctttttctttatttttttcatattttgaagATGAAATAAGAATTTGACATTTCTTGATGATATTTGATCAGATTCAGCCTTTTAACATGGTATGAACTCTTGATGATCAATGTTTAGTTACTTTGCTCATAATTAAAGgagcagtaagcgatttctgagaaacaccgctgatatttgaaataaagccaaaCAGATACgcccctcccttcattgctccgcccccaaatGCACAAACAACGCAAGAGTGGATGTGTCCTTATCATAGctgaagtgaagtgaaataATGCTTCATGAAGAAAATGACGAATGAGCAacaagaaagaagaaaaaatgaacatacagtatatacaaaCAAATGCAACCCCagcatctgttttcaggccttcctgcTTCGGTCTctcagcgctggaaagcttttctaatattaatgcAGGTCCTAAAGCTTTTGCCTGATCAAAACCCTTCTGATTTTCCTCTgagcttttctcttttgtaatgtctctcagccatctctctttctacagtctttcttcaaatctccctcttgctcactctctcctcccccatcatgagtggacacgccccctgctgctgattggctcactctcctcccccatcatgagtggacacgccccctgctGCTGATTAGCTCACTCTCTTCTCCCTCATCATGACtagacacgccccctactgctgattggctcactctcctccccatcatgagtggacacgccccctactgctgattggctcacatTCTCTCTCTTCATTCCTCAGAAATctcttactgcacctttaagatgGAACTGTTGTTATATTTGATTGTATCGTTCATCATTTCCATCTGTTCTGAACTCAGTGGGTAATAAGAATGACGACCCCGCCTCTAAAGTGGTGGAGACCAATGACGCGCAGAAGTTTGCTGAGCAGATGGGCATCCGACTGTTTGAGACCAGCGCCAAGGAGAACATCAACGTGGAGGATGTAAGTTTTCAAATAGAGTTAGATTAAATATCTCTAAATCCATGTGAATATTGTCAACAAACAAAACCTTTAATGTGATCATATAATTTTTAGAAAACATCTAATGTTCAGAAATGTGTTGTTTTGTGTGTCTCACTGACGTGTTGTTCGGTCTGTCTTCAGATGTTCAACTGCATCACAGAGCTCGTCCTGAAGGCCCGGAAAGAGTCTGTGgccaaacagcagcagcagcagcagagcgAAGTCATCAAACTGAGTAAGAGCAGCAAACGCAAGAAGAAATGCTGCTAATGGACTGGactgaagcacacacacacacacacacacacacacactcttagaGAGCCAATCGACAAAACGCCACTGAACTGACAAGAGCCAACTTAACATACAACCCATCAGAGACTAGTAATGAGAGATATATCTAGAGGTTTACTAATGATGAGCCCGTCTGAACTTCGGGAGGACTCTGGCATACGAACTCGGATGTTTTAGCAGGATTGGATTCAAGTGGCATCGCACTcgtctttgtctttttttttttttttccccagaagATCTGCCACAAGAATTTTAAAATGGAGAATGAAATGCTTTCTgttcttcattcatctttgtcaTCGTCCACGTTTCACACATCTGTGGAATCAAACCAATAAGGCCAAACGTGAGTGTAATTGTGGCCAATCAGGACAGCGTATATGCAGAAGTCGGAGAACATCGTGAGCTGCATCCCGTGTTTTCTTGCTCTTGTTATTGACGGTCGTCACAGACCAACGGTGGACCAAACATGTGCTGATCTGCCAACTACCAAGAGACACTCGTTTTGCCTTTTGCGCTTTCTCTTTTGTCTTTCATTTttgtaaaattgtatttttttactaACAAATTATACAATCAAACACACAGTAGCATCTAGTGAATCtcatggaagcttgtttccgccacggaataaaaataaataaaaggaattgcgattttctcacaattctgccttTATATCCCTCAGAATTGCAggaaaaaatgtcataattatctatataaaaaaaagaagtcagaattgcggttgcaagaaaaagtcagaattgtgagataaaaattcCCTCTTAccgtttttgatttttttaatcttgtggcagaaacaagcttccacagaATCTGGTGCCATTGACTGAACGTTATTATATTTACAGAGCTGGGAGGAAGTGCTGAATCTCATGTGCAATGACACAAATGAAAGTGCTGAGTTATAGGAATACTTCTCTCAGAAATGCAATGGAACCGTGTTTCCGCcacttaataaaaaataaataaataaatatatttttttaaataaataaaaagttaattgcgagttataaagtcagaactgcatgatataaagtcagaattgcacaaatctgactttataacatgcaattgtgcatttatattttatttcatagatttatagttataaagtcaggattgtgtgatataaactgagaaaaaaagtcagaattgtgatgaaaaaaacatcagaattgacatttttctttgcaattctgactataactctcaattctgtctttatatctcataattgtttgtatcatgcaattctgactttttaatctcgcaattctgagaaaaatgtcagaattgtgaggaaaaaaacatcagaattgacattctaatttttttaactcgtaattctgactatatcacaatttaaaaaaaaagaaagaaaaaaagtcagaattgtgagagaaaatttatttttttaatttcatggcggaaacaagcttccatagttttcatttactcacctgcaCGTCATTGCAAACCGTTTACTTCCTTCTGTGGATCACGGAGCAGTCTTTTATGATGCTTTCACTCAACGGAGATGAGCTGCATGAACATTCTGCTGAAcgtctccttttgtgtttcacagaagaaaaggGTTTGGAACGATGTGCGGGTGATTAAATCATTTTTGCTTGAATTCATGCTTTCCAGAGCTTGTTTGAGAGACGAAAAGAAAAGTGATCATGTGACTGTATTTGACTCCTCGGATTACATTTCAGCAGGAAGATGAAGACACCAGCGGCACTTGTGACTGAAACGGTGTGTTTGAGGTGACACTTTAGCGCATAATTACAGCGACAGCCGTTCTGTTTTGCACAGATTGTGGGAGCGAATGATTCTTGCTTTGTGATGTTCACAGGGAATCTGCGACAAACCCTTACAAAACCACCGTTGTGCTAATTTATGTTCATGATATCATTGAAAGTCTGCTCTAtatgatgcacacacacacacacacgtgtgagGACACGCATGTCTGCATGTGGACACTGACACGTGCGTCTGTGTGCTTCTGTTTGTATGTGTAATGAACTGGTGTACACTGGAAAAGATGAAATATCACTCATATCCATTGTCCCAACACGAGCCTAAcgataataaacattttaaaagaacaaaacGCTTGTCTTTACTGAAGTGTTTCTGCAGTAGTTTCACCACAAGGTGTCGCTCTAATACTGCATCATTCAGACCGTTGTGACAAACTCCTGCAGTTTGGTGCTTTTGTTTTACTCAGATCTACTTTTTGCTTTTTTGCTTTGGCATTGATATAATCATTGACACGTCTGAACCATGTGCTACAGGTGCTTCATTTTACCACATTTTGGCATTTGTGTCTGTCGTATACATGCACTACGtgacaaaagtttggaataatttgtaatgtttaatgaattttttttttttaattctgtttttgaaagaagtccatttattcaatcaaaaatacagtaaaaatgtgaaatatttttacaatgtaaatcagctgttttctatgtgaatatatagtaaagtgtaatttattcctgtgatcaaagctgaattttcagcatcactactccagtcttcagtgtcacatgatccttcagaaatcattctgatatgatttgctgctcaagaaacatttatgattattatcaatgttgaaaacagtcattttatttttcaggattctttgatgaatagagagttcaaaagaacagcatttatttgatcttttgcaacataaatgtctttactgtcaatttttgatcgatttaatgcatccttgatgaatttatttatcttagtttagaatgatttctgaaggatcatgtgacactgaagactggagtaatgatgctgaaaattcagctttgatcacaggaataaattacattttaaaatgtattcacatAGAacacagctgatttacattggaataatatatcaaatttttactgtatgtttgatcCAAATAAATTTAGACTTTATAAGCATGAAAGACTTCATTATTAAGAGTCACTTAAGTGAACAAATGCTTTTTAGGACCCCTGTCTGTTCAGGCCAAATAGAAATTTCTACAGGTGACACCCAGAATGCACTTGCAACATACAAGTAAATCACACTCACTCTTGTCAATTTATTTGaattcatcaaaataaatataatcttGTGATGGTACTTCAGAATTCTACATCTAAAcgaaccatagataaaataacaaaagaaaatacTGTTATTTTCTAGTATATATTCATTCAGTCAGATCTGAACTTTTCCATGCTGACGGAAATACATGTAACTTAGTTACGTATTTAAAATACCAAATTTGAGTAACTGTAATCAAATTACAACTGaaaagtattttagattaccaaagtgattactttgaatttcattaaaaaatgaatgtaaactGTGACGGTAATTAATGTAATTGGTGATTCTCTGACTCTGACAGTCTGCAAAAGCATCCGCTACATTTAAGATTCATTCCTCTTGCAGAATATGcaacattttaatcatttttacaatataagagggatcataaaaattgcaagttatttttatttagtactgtcctgaataagatatttcACATGCAACATGTTTACATATATTCCACAAgacaaaatgactgaatttataaaaatgcccCATTCAAAAATGTCTGTACCCTTGAATCTGAACGCTCCTGTCATCACCTGATaatccacgactgttttcatgttttgcgATAGTTGTTTGTGAGGAAAAAatggtaattgcaactttttatctcacaattctgactttttccttgcaattgcgagtttgcaTCTTACAGTTCtgaacttttttctcagaattgcacgaTTTAAACTCAGTTgcattttataaagtcagaatgggaAGAAATAA
Proteins encoded:
- the rab35a gene encoding ras-related protein Rab-35, which codes for MARDYDYLFKLLIIGDSGVGKSSLLLRFADNTFSGSYITTIGVDFKIRTVEINGEKVKLQIWDTAGQERFRTITSTYYRGTHGVIVVYDVTSAESFVNVKRWLHEINQNCDDVCRILVGNKNDDPASKVVETNDAQKFAEQMGIRLFETSAKENINVEDMFNCITELVLKARKESVAKQQQQQQSEVIKLSKSSKRKKKCC